In Peptostreptococcaceae bacterium, one genomic interval encodes:
- the raiA gene encoding ribosome-associated translation inhibitor RaiA, translating to MRIIVSGKNMDITDALRNMAESKLERIDKLFGSEVDAQVTMSVERNRQIVEITIPLKNGVILRAEEATNDMYISIDKAIDKLHKQLEKHKTRIERRYRGHESIRLENIPDVEDTDQNEFRIVRTKRFPVKPMDPEEAVLQMELLGHAFFVFANSESDEVNVVYKRNDGNYGLIEPTIY from the coding sequence ATGAGAATTATTGTAAGCGGAAAGAACATGGACATCACTGATGCGTTGAGGAATATGGCTGAAAGCAAGTTGGAAAGAATCGACAAGTTGTTTGGAAGTGAAGTGGATGCGCAGGTCACTATGAGCGTAGAAAGAAATAGACAGATTGTGGAGATTACAATCCCACTGAAGAACGGGGTGATACTTAGAGCAGAAGAGGCTACAAACGATATGTACATTTCTATTGACAAGGCGATTGACAAGCTACACAAGCAATTGGAAAAGCATAAAACTCGTATTGAGAGACGGTACAGAGGGCATGAAAGCATAAGGCTTGAAAACATTCCCGATGTTGAAGATACAGACCAGAACGAGTTTCGAATTGTAAGGACAAAGCGTTTCCCGGTAAAGCCCATGGATCCGGAGGAGGCTGTTTTGCAAATGGAGCTCTTGGGACATGCATTCTTTGTGTTTGCGAATTCGGAAAGCGATGAGGTTAATGTAGTGTATAAACGAAATGACGGTAATTACGGCTTGATTGAGCCGACTATATATTAG